The following is a genomic window from Nitrospira sp..
CTGGATAGGGCATGATCATGGAAAAAGCAAGACAAGCTCTCTAACTTACGGGGAGCTCGTAAGCCTCATCAGCTTGCAGGAGAACCAGGTATGCGATGGGCATGGGTTGCCTGCTAGAGCTCAAGATCCGGTACCGGTGTCGAGGGGAGGACTATCTCTTGGGTCAGGCACAACCAAGGACTCCGTCCGTTTGATTAGAAACGAAAGGCACTGCCAATCCAGACCGTATTTACGATCGTAAGATCTCTCTCAAAGGTAAGTCTTCCTTGTGATCGAAGATAGCCAAGCGTGAGATCAATTCCTTGAGTGAGCGCGTATCGTCCTTCGATCTCACCTTGCACAGTCGTATCATGGGCGTCTCGGAAATCATCATCGGGCAAACTCGACGTAAATGAAGTCTTTTCAAAGTCTACCCCGCATCTAATCGAAATCCTATCCGTTACACGTGCCACTATTTCCGCCTCTACATAATGGATATACGAGGAGACGTCCTCGCCAAACTCAGGTTGTTTTCGCCCTTTCGCAAGTCCACGCTCAAGGTGGTAGCCAAGCATGAAAGTGACCCCTGGACTAAACTCCCACTCCATATGCGTGCCAAGCGTCCAGAAAAATGTATCGCGTTGGGAAAACGGTTCATTGTATGACCGTGTCCCATATCGGTTGAGAAGGCGTACAACAAGATTATCAAAGACCTTGCGCTCTAACTCAATTGCACCAAAGTGGGTGGTGACACGCTCCGCCCCAATGCGAGATTCACCTAGACGGCTCTCTAGATGGTCTCCTAAAAGCATATTAGGACCATAATGATACCGAAACCTGAGCAGTGTCTCCGCTGGGAGCGCTTGCGTGAGCTGCGCACCGAACGTGCCGTGATTGAATCTAGGATTGTTCTCGAAAATAAACCCTTGGGCTCGAATGGCAACATCCATTTTACCCCACGCAGGGAGATAAGACCGGGTCGCCTGAATCAGTGGCTCGACGACAAAGCTGCGCCCTTGACTGGGAGTGTCAAGAATCGGCTGTGTC
Proteins encoded in this region:
- a CDS encoding hypothetical protein (Evidence 4 : Unknown function but conserved in other organisms; MaGe:77310807), giving the protein MRFVFLDWRALFLAVFLWPASLMGAEPIEPVVPKWKVGGELNTFYTDNVSNFSASQRLTLLEDPTQPILDTPSQGRSFVVEPLIQATRSYLPAWGKMDVAIRAQGFIFENNPRFNHGTFGAQLTQALPAETLLRFRYHYGPNMLLGDHLESRLGESRIGAERVTTHFGAIELERKVFDNLVVRLLNRYGTRSYNEPFSQRDTFFWTLGTHMEWEFSPGVTFMLGYHLERGLAKGRKQPEFGEDVSSYIHYVEAEIVARVTDRISIRCGVDFEKTSFTSSLPDDDFRDAHDTTVQGEIEGRYALTQGIDLTLGYLRSQGRLTFERDLTIVNTVWIGSAFRF